One Gossypium raimondii isolate GPD5lz chromosome 3, ASM2569854v1, whole genome shotgun sequence genomic window carries:
- the LOC105794927 gene encoding uncharacterized protein LOC105794927, giving the protein MVRFSCFNAHIGSQKPKKTVQPSVEAMHTTIEDFSQVQAPKESTKAANMDSFFPETQTTAEIHESVEPVTVSSSPNPSWKSEDIKDGVILDSSSRVLQNPHYLKKCRSLGSGLCLEGRVPGQNDTDDQTDQGFSSDSHDHGLVEDGRKHIAVSQNASFSESVQVSSNHVYNEPVFSIGDSLLPEKDGHDISNLPLPCERANASGDHSPNNAPVIVKSCSMPNIVASALLFGGHSPPKCLARRTRSSEDVHVLSMRQKETLIHDVDTEVMREQERDDGMHKNHKTNFESSYEGFESYSCSASAKDWIVPVSDEVSSMKMLQEELRVLNRNELTGKDFKIKRIEDWVNGLQHVRPSEDSVELSHPNDQVKAEPAVYNDLTAAKVDVKVTPGMEAAKRYISSLSASATTAQLANHGLVVIPFLSAFVSLKVLNLSGNAIARITAGALPRGLHMLNLSRNNISTIEGLRELTRLRVLNLSYNRIFRIGHGLASCSSLKELYLAGNKISEVEGLHRLLKLTVLDLRFNKISTAKCLGQLAANYNSLQAIGLEGNPAQKNVGDENLKKHLQGLLPNLVYFNRQAIKVSTVKDGAERSVRLGISAHQFDRGLRSEHRATRKNSHGTSIHRPSSSSTRGHKSQVASPMQSRGRHGRYPPSGAKATKIRQNHHVDLGSKVLNFKSELSMRRTQSEGTLGLL; this is encoded by the exons ATGGTTAGGTTTTCCTGCTTCAATGCTCATATCGGAAGTCAGAAACCAAAG AAAACTGTTCAGCCATCTGTTGAAGCAATGCATACAACTATAGAAGATTTTTCTCAAGTTCAAGCCCCTAAGGAGTCGACTAAAGCTGCAAACATGGACTCATTCTTTCCAGAGACACAAACAACTGCTGAGATTCATGAAAGTGTCGAACCTGTTACGGTTTCTTCTTCTCCTAACCCTAGCTGGAAATCAGAGGACATAAAAGACGGAGTCATTCTTGATAGCAGTTCCAGGGTCCTTCAGAATCCACATTATCTTAAGAAGTGTAGATCTCTCGGAAGTGGCCTTTGCCTGGAAGGACGAGTTCCTGGACAAAATGATACAGATGATCAGACTGATCAAGGATTTTCATCTGATTCCCATGACCATGGGTTGGTTGAAGATGGCAGAAAGCATATAGCAGTGAGCCAAAATGCTTCATTCTCAGAATCTGTTCAAGTAAGCTCTAACCATGTCTATAACGAACCGGTTTTCTCTATAGGAGACTCTCTACTTCCAGAAAAGGATGGCCATGATATCTCTAATTTGCCTTTGCCTTGTGAGCGTGCCAATGCCTCTGGTGATCATTCTCCCAATAATGCACCTGTGATTGTAAAATCATGTTCTATGCCAAATATTGTTGCATCAGCACTCCTTTTTGGAGGACATTCTCCTCCAAAATGTTTGGCACGCCGTACAAGATCCTCTGAGGATGTGCATGTTCTCAGCATGAGACAAAAGGAGACCTTAATTCATGATGTTGATACTGAGGTGATGCGAGAACAAGAAAGAGACGATGGCatgcataaaaatcataaaactaacTTTGAAAGTTCTTATGAGGGATTTGAATCTTATAGTTGTTCCGCATCAGCGAAAGACTGGATAGTGCCAGTTTCAGATGAGGTAAGCTCAATGAAAATGCTGCAAGAAGAATTGCGGGTTCTGAATCGGAATGAATTGACTGGCAAGGATTTTAAGATTAAGCGAATTGAGGATTGGGTAAATGGTCTTCAACATGTCCGCCCATCAGAAGACTCAGTTGAATTATCCCATCCCAATGATCAGGTAAAAGCGGAACCTGCTGTCTATAATGATTTGACTGCTGCAAAGGTGGATGTTAAGGTAACTCCTGGCATGGAAGCTGCAAAAAGATATATATCTTCTTTGAGTGCCTCAGCAACCACAGCTCAACTGGCAAATCATGGTTTGGTTGTTATACCGTTTCTTAGTGCATTTGTCAGCTTGAAGGTGCTTAATCTATCAGGAAATGCAATAG CAAGGATTACTGCTGGTGCTCTTCCTCGAGGACTTCACATGTTGAATCTGTCAAGGAATAATATATCCACCATTGAGGGTTTACGTGAGCTTACTCGACTTCGTGTGCTGAATCTGAGCTACAATCGGATATTTAGAATTGGTCATG GTTTGGCTTCTTGTTCCTCTCTTAAAGAGTTATACTTGGCTGGAAACAAGATAAGTGAGGTAGAGGGTCTCCATCGTCTCTTAAAATTGACTGTTTTGGATCTGCGTTTCAACAAAATCTCTACTGCCAAATGTCTTGGCCAACTTGCAGCAAACTATAATTCCTTGCAAGCCATTGGCTTGGAAGGTAACCCTGCACAGAAGAATGTTGGAGATGAAAATCTGAAGAAGCATTTGCAAGGGCTTCTTCCAAATTTGGTTTACTTTAACCGGCAGGCTATTAAAGTCAGCACAGTGAAGGATGGTGCAGAACGATCAGTTAGGCTAGGCATCAGTGCCCATCAATTTGATCGTGGCCTTAGATCAGAACACAGAGCTACTAGGAAGAACAGCCATGGTACTTCTATTCACCGGCCATCCTCTTCATCCACTCGTGGTCACAAAAGCCAAGTGGCTTCCCCAATGCAGTCAAGAGGCAGGCATGGGCGCTATCCTCCTAGTGGAGCGAAGGCAACAAAAATTCGTCAAAATCATCATGTAGATCTTGGTAGCAAAGTTCTCAACTTTAAATCAGAGCTTTCTATGCGAAGGACCCAAAGCGAGGGAACTCTGGGGCTTCTATGA